One window of Microcoleus vaginatus PCC 9802 genomic DNA carries:
- a CDS encoding ATP-binding cassette domain-containing protein produces MRSKKSGNKTPHFLLPKSLISNSQSKVVMSNSPTQNPNPENMQTLKNPQTTKIQTSKQDFLTIKDVSKVYETPKGPYVVLDGVNLTINEGEFICLIGHSGCGKSTLLNMIAGFNGPTNGEVALEGSQITEPGPDRMVVFQNYSLLPWLTATENIHLGVENVYPEKSADEHNTIVKEHLELVGLTEACNKRPGQLSGGMKQRVAIARALATRPKLLILDEPFGALDPITREELQEELLKIWRKEKITVIMITHDIDEALFLADRIVMMTNGPAASIGEDMHVPFSRPRNRARIMEDPKYYELRNFALEFLFSRYAHHEGDEATDSETEAVALPMPLPASKKPALAETANKPIAPAPFVSHAAVAPEASPKKRGILAASWFVAMVTLAAVNMSAISSQLKEAKLEETAPQATNAAAVVSSPASPQIAASSIIAPTASPAPIAAASPAPIAAAASSAPIAAASPAPNASSAAIAAASPAPNASPAAIAAASPAPNASPAAIAAANSAVAPNAATSATSEISDQAELDAIGQKLYAQIDQKWRTIPTFTESLTYRVKVKQNGDILQFDPTNKAAKDFVKETPLPVLQTPVGATAGAEKTAEFQVTFSPTNGGVFEVKSGK; encoded by the coding sequence ATGAGGAGCAAGAAATCAGGAAACAAGACTCCACATTTTCTCCTTCCTAAATCCCTAATTTCAAATTCTCAATCGAAAGTTGTCATGTCTAATTCCCCGACCCAAAATCCAAATCCTGAAAATATGCAAACTCTAAAAAATCCCCAAACAACCAAAATTCAAACGTCCAAGCAAGACTTTCTTACTATTAAAGACGTATCGAAAGTCTACGAAACCCCTAAAGGCCCTTACGTCGTTCTCGACGGTGTAAACCTGACTATTAATGAAGGCGAATTTATTTGTTTGATTGGTCACTCGGGCTGCGGCAAATCCACTTTGCTGAATATGATTGCGGGATTCAACGGGCCGACAAACGGAGAAGTAGCCCTGGAAGGTTCCCAGATTACTGAACCAGGCCCCGATCGCATGGTGGTGTTTCAAAACTACTCGCTGCTACCGTGGCTGACTGCTACTGAAAACATTCACCTCGGCGTTGAAAATGTTTACCCGGAAAAGTCCGCAGACGAACACAATACGATCGTCAAGGAACACTTGGAATTAGTGGGGCTCACCGAAGCTTGTAACAAAAGACCGGGCCAATTGTCTGGGGGGATGAAACAACGGGTGGCGATCGCCCGAGCTCTGGCAACTCGCCCCAAACTATTGATTTTGGACGAACCTTTCGGAGCTCTAGACCCGATTACCCGGGAAGAGTTACAGGAAGAATTGCTGAAAATTTGGCGGAAGGAAAAAATTACCGTCATTATGATTACTCACGATATTGATGAGGCTTTGTTTTTGGCCGATCGCATCGTGATGATGACCAACGGGCCAGCAGCTTCCATCGGCGAAGATATGCACGTTCCGTTCAGCCGTCCCCGGAACCGGGCGCGGATTATGGAAGACCCGAAATACTACGAACTTCGCAACTTTGCTTTGGAGTTCCTGTTTTCTCGCTACGCGCACCACGAAGGGGATGAAGCAACGGACTCGGAGACAGAAGCCGTCGCACTACCCATGCCATTACCTGCTAGCAAAAAGCCTGCGCTTGCCGAGACTGCTAACAAGCCGATCGCACCTGCACCTTTTGTGTCTCACGCAGCCGTTGCCCCAGAAGCTTCGCCAAAAAAACGCGGCATCCTGGCAGCCTCGTGGTTCGTAGCAATGGTTACTTTAGCTGCCGTCAATATGTCTGCTATTTCCAGCCAGCTAAAGGAAGCGAAACTAGAAGAAACTGCACCGCAGGCGACGAATGCGGCGGCGGTTGTGAGTTCTCCCGCCAGCCCGCAAATCGCAGCAAGTTCGATCATCGCACCGACTGCTAGCCCTGCACCCATCGCTGCTGCTAGCCCTGCACCCATCGCTGCTGCTGCAAGTTCTGCGCCCATCGCTGCTGCAAGTCCTGCACCGAATGCCAGCTCTGCAGCCATCGCTGCTGCAAGTCCTGCACCGAATGCCAGCCCTGCAGCCATCGCTGCTGCAAGTCCTGCACCGAATGCCAGCCCTGCAGCCATCGCTGCTGCTAACAGCGCCGTCGCGCCCAATGCAGCAACCAGTGCCACATCAGAGATTTCTGACCAAGCCGAACTCGATGCGATCGGACAGAAGTTGTATGCACAAATCGACCAAAAGTGGAGAACAATTCCAACATTTACCGAAAGTTTGACTTATCGGGTCAAAGTAAAACAAAACGGGGATATCCTACAGTTCGATCCCACAAATAAAGCAGCTAAAGATTTCGTCAAAGAAACTCCTCTACCTGTTTTGCAAACTCCTGTCGGTGCCACAGCCGGCGCTGAAAAAACTGCTGAGTTCCAAGTAACTTTTAGCCCCACCAACGGTGGCGTATTTGAAGTTAAATCAGGGAAGTAG
- a CDS encoding ATP-binding cassette domain-containing protein has product MSVFVEVDHVDRVFNLPNGEQYIALKNIELKIKKGEFITLIGHSGCGKSTLLNIIAGLDKASQGGITLEGREVRDPGPDRMVVFQNYSLLPWLTVRENIALAVNEIYSGNSKEDRELVIEHHIKLVGLGHAADKRPGEISGGMKQRVAIARALAIRPKLLLLDEPFGALDALTRGGLQDQLMKICEESKVTSVMVTHDVDEALLLSDRIVMLTNGPEAQIGQILEVNIPRPRKRMEVVNHPSYYALRNEMVYFLNQQKRVKQRRAKQQPPVIARNGLEKINLDIGFIPLTDCAPLVVAKEKGFFQAHGLEEVTLSREPSWKAIAQGVAEGRLDAAQMVAGMPIAMLLGLDGEAPVPVCSALTLSRNGNSIIFSKDLYRQGIRTLEDFKAAIAKSPDKAHTLGMVHSASMHNLLFRYWLAAGGIDPDLDVGLTVIPPPQMVSNLKAGNIDGYCSGDPWNSHAVNSGTGFVMARSLDILPGHIEKVLGVTEDWAQKYPQTHLALVKALLEACDYCDDRRNREEVLALISQEQYIAADPKDIRPGFIDPYNSGTEAEPEMLYNFNQFYVDKTNFPDRLEMVWVMAQMARWGLIPFPRNWVEVVDRVLRPDVFGQAVRELGLPDIARDRRTIELFDGTVFNLDDPIQYLQNVKIKRAVRIEEILIEQIGSQCSIKLPA; this is encoded by the coding sequence ATGTCAGTATTTGTTGAAGTAGACCACGTTGACCGCGTATTTAACTTGCCCAATGGAGAGCAATATATCGCTCTTAAAAATATCGAACTGAAAATTAAAAAGGGAGAATTCATCACCTTAATCGGACACTCGGGCTGCGGTAAATCTACACTGCTAAATATCATCGCCGGCCTCGACAAAGCAAGTCAGGGCGGGATTACTTTAGAAGGGCGCGAAGTCCGCGATCCAGGGCCGGACAGAATGGTGGTGTTTCAAAATTACTCGCTGCTACCTTGGCTGACGGTGCGCGAAAATATCGCCCTAGCAGTAAATGAAATTTACAGCGGTAACTCGAAAGAAGATCGCGAGTTGGTGATCGAACACCACATTAAATTAGTCGGACTCGGACACGCCGCCGACAAACGCCCGGGCGAAATTTCTGGGGGGATGAAACAAAGAGTTGCGATCGCCCGCGCCCTGGCGATTCGCCCGAAATTGCTGCTGCTAGACGAACCCTTCGGCGCCCTCGATGCTTTAACTCGCGGTGGTTTGCAAGACCAGTTGATGAAAATTTGCGAAGAAAGTAAAGTCACCAGCGTGATGGTAACTCACGACGTGGATGAGGCTTTATTACTGAGCGATCGCATTGTGATGCTCACCAACGGCCCGGAAGCCCAAATCGGGCAAATCCTCGAAGTGAACATTCCTCGCCCCCGCAAGCGCATGGAAGTTGTTAACCATCCGAGTTACTATGCGCTGCGCAACGAAATGGTTTACTTCCTCAACCAGCAAAAGCGGGTCAAACAGCGCCGGGCCAAACAACAACCGCCTGTGATCGCCCGCAACGGCTTGGAAAAAATCAACCTCGACATCGGCTTTATTCCCCTCACCGACTGCGCGCCCTTAGTAGTAGCCAAAGAAAAAGGATTCTTCCAAGCCCACGGCTTGGAAGAAGTTACTCTCAGCCGCGAACCTAGCTGGAAAGCGATCGCCCAAGGAGTCGCCGAAGGACGGCTGGACGCGGCGCAAATGGTCGCAGGAATGCCGATCGCCATGCTGTTGGGCCTGGACGGTGAAGCCCCTGTACCCGTCTGTAGCGCCCTCACCCTGTCTCGCAACGGCAATTCGATTATTTTCAGCAAAGACCTTTACAGACAAGGCATTCGGACATTAGAGGATTTCAAAGCTGCGATCGCCAAGAGTCCCGATAAAGCTCACACCTTGGGCATGGTACACTCCGCCTCCATGCACAATCTGCTGTTCCGCTACTGGCTGGCCGCTGGGGGCATTGACCCCGACCTCGACGTGGGCTTGACCGTGATTCCGCCCCCGCAGATGGTATCGAATTTAAAAGCAGGCAACATTGACGGCTACTGCTCAGGCGACCCCTGGAACTCCCACGCAGTCAACAGCGGTACGGGTTTTGTCATGGCCCGTTCCCTCGATATTCTGCCCGGACACATCGAAAAAGTTCTCGGTGTTACCGAAGATTGGGCTCAAAAATATCCTCAAACCCACCTCGCCCTTGTCAAAGCGCTTTTGGAAGCCTGCGACTACTGCGACGACCGCCGCAACCGCGAAGAAGTCCTAGCATTGATTAGCCAAGAACAATACATCGCCGCCGATCCGAAAGACATCCGTCCGGGGTTCATCGATCCGTACAACTCCGGTACGGAGGCAGAACCCGAAATGCTCTACAACTTCAACCAGTTCTATGTTGACAAAACCAATTTTCCAGACCGCCTAGAAATGGTGTGGGTGATGGCGCAGATGGCTCGCTGGGGACTGATCCCGTTCCCGAGAAACTGGGTGGAAGTGGTCGATCGAGTTTTGCGGCCCGATGTTTTCGGTCAAGCAGTGCGCGAATTGGGTTTGCCGGATATCGCCAGAGATCGCCGGACGATCGAGCTATTTGACGGCACTGTGTTTAATCTAGACGACCCGATCCAGTATCTTCAGAATGTCAAAATTAAGCGCGCCGTCCGCATTGAAGAAATCTTAATTGAACAAATAGGCAGTCAGTGTTCCATCAAACTGCCAGCATAA
- the ntrB gene encoding nitrate ABC transporter, permease protein: MATNLAVTKSKNPVNFVLDQVQKNRRKIIRPLVAITVLLIIWQILCNSPESSLPGPIKAVQESWNLIINPFFDNGGTDKGLFWQILASLQRVAIGFTLAAVLGISLGILIGTNSLMFDALDPLFQVFRTIPPLAWLPIALAVFQQFNPFEGMGVKANEVSALFVILITAIWPILINTTVGVQQIPQDYRNVARVLRLPNQKYFWKILLPSSVPYIFTGLRIGIGLSWLAIVAAEMLVGGVGIGFFIWDAYNSSRLSAVILAVLYVGIVGLILDRIVGFIASKVVPEEQK; the protein is encoded by the coding sequence ATGGCAACAAACCTCGCTGTTACTAAAAGCAAAAATCCAGTAAATTTCGTTCTGGATCAGGTTCAAAAAAACCGCCGGAAAATCATCCGCCCGCTGGTAGCAATTACAGTTCTGCTCATAATCTGGCAAATCCTCTGCAACAGTCCAGAGTCCAGCTTGCCAGGGCCAATCAAAGCTGTCCAAGAAAGCTGGAATCTGATTATCAATCCTTTCTTCGACAACGGCGGTACAGACAAAGGCTTGTTCTGGCAAATTTTGGCTAGCTTGCAGCGGGTGGCGATCGGCTTTACTTTGGCAGCAGTTCTCGGCATCAGTTTAGGAATCCTGATCGGCACAAACTCCCTAATGTTCGATGCTTTAGACCCGCTGTTTCAAGTATTCAGAACTATCCCGCCCCTGGCTTGGCTGCCGATCGCCCTGGCAGTATTTCAACAGTTCAATCCCTTTGAAGGCATGGGGGTAAAAGCTAACGAAGTATCCGCACTCTTCGTAATCTTAATTACAGCAATTTGGCCGATTTTAATTAATACCACAGTAGGCGTTCAACAAATACCCCAAGACTACAGAAACGTCGCCCGCGTCTTGCGCCTCCCTAACCAAAAATACTTCTGGAAAATCCTGCTGCCCTCTTCAGTTCCTTACATCTTCACTGGCTTGAGAATTGGCATCGGTTTGTCTTGGCTGGCGATCGTAGCTGCGGAAATGTTAGTCGGCGGCGTCGGTATCGGCTTCTTCATCTGGGACGCTTACAACAGTTCTCGACTCAGTGCAGTGATTCTAGCAGTGCTTTATGTAGGAATCGTCGGTTTGATTTTAGACAGAATCGTTGGTTTCATCGCGTCCAAAGTAGTTCCAGAAGAACAGAAATAG
- a CDS encoding bicarbonate-binding protein — protein MSNLSRRKFIITAGATAAGTLLAHGCSSGPTTSSATPSGASPSAAPAVNINPADAPEVTAAKLGFIALTDSAPLIIAQEKGLFAKYGMKDVQVTKQASWPVTRDNLELGSDKGGIDGAHILSPMPYHMTLGTITKGNQPVPMNILARLNTNGQAISLSKKYLDLKVGTDSAPLKAAFGNQNVPVAMTFPGGTHDLWMRYWLAAGGINPDTDVSVIPIPPPQMVANMKSGSMEAFCVGEPWHAQLVTQKVGYTALLTGELWKDHPEKALALRGDWVEKNPKAAKAITMAVLEAQQWCDKPENHDEMSQIISQDKWLKVPAADIIGRMKGQIDYGTGRIEAASPVAMKFWADNASYPYKSHDAWFLAENIRWGYIPATTDIKATIDKVNREDIWKAAATALGVPAAQIPTTTSRGVETFFDGVKFDPEKPEEYLKGLAIKKA, from the coding sequence ATGAGCAACCTTTCGAGAAGAAAATTCATCATCACCGCCGGAGCAACAGCAGCCGGCACCCTCCTAGCCCACGGTTGCAGTTCCGGTCCCACCACATCTAGCGCAACTCCCAGCGGCGCCTCACCCAGCGCCGCCCCAGCAGTCAACATCAACCCCGCCGACGCCCCAGAAGTTACCGCAGCCAAACTCGGATTCATCGCCCTCACCGACTCAGCACCCTTAATCATCGCCCAAGAAAAAGGGTTATTTGCCAAGTACGGCATGAAAGACGTACAAGTTACCAAACAAGCATCTTGGCCAGTTACTCGCGACAACTTAGAACTCGGTTCCGACAAAGGCGGCATTGACGGGGCCCACATTTTATCCCCGATGCCTTACCACATGACATTAGGCACTATTACCAAAGGCAATCAGCCAGTGCCGATGAACATTCTGGCGCGGTTAAATACTAACGGTCAGGCAATTTCGCTTAGCAAAAAATACCTAGATTTAAAAGTAGGTACAGACAGCGCACCCCTGAAAGCAGCTTTTGGCAATCAAAACGTTCCTGTTGCTATGACTTTTCCCGGCGGCACCCACGACTTGTGGATGCGCTACTGGCTAGCAGCCGGCGGTATTAATCCAGATACAGATGTTTCCGTGATTCCCATACCGCCGCCCCAAATGGTAGCGAACATGAAATCTGGCAGCATGGAAGCCTTTTGCGTAGGCGAACCTTGGCATGCTCAGCTAGTTACTCAAAAGGTAGGATACACCGCCTTATTAACCGGAGAACTTTGGAAAGACCACCCAGAAAAAGCTTTAGCTTTAAGAGGAGATTGGGTTGAGAAAAACCCCAAAGCTGCTAAAGCAATTACAATGGCCGTACTGGAAGCCCAGCAGTGGTGCGACAAGCCAGAAAATCACGATGAGATGTCTCAAATCATCTCTCAAGATAAGTGGTTGAAAGTGCCAGCAGCAGACATTATTGGTCGCATGAAAGGACAAATTGACTACGGTACTGGCCGCATAGAAGCCGCCAGCCCAGTGGCGATGAAATTCTGGGCGGACAATGCTTCTTATCCCTACAAGAGTCACGATGCTTGGTTCTTAGCTGAAAATATTCGTTGGGGTTATATCCCGGCAACTACCGACATCAAAGCCACAATTGATAAAGTTAATCGCGAAGATATTTGGAAAGCAGCAGCGACAGCACTTGGCGTTCCCGCAGCCCAAATTCCTACTACCACTTCTCGCGGTGTCGAAACCTTCTTTGACGGCGTGAAGTTTGACCCAGAAAAACCCGAAGAATATCTGAAGGGTCTGGCAATCAAAAAAGCATAA